The following are encoded together in the Falsiruegeria litorea R37 genome:
- the betC gene encoding choline-sulfatase encodes MTQPNILVIMADQLAPHFTGAYGHKVAKTPHLDALAARGMRFDAAYCNSPLCAPSRFAFMSGQHISRIAAYDNASEFRASVPTFAHYLKSLGYRTCLSGKMHFVGPDQMHGFEDRVTTDIYPADFAWTPDWEAPDERIDKWYHNMQTVKESGVAHATFQIDYDDEVGFAAKRWLFDAARDKARGNDAPFAMVASFIHPHDPYVARPEWWNLYADDEIELPAFTPALEDQDPFSRRLMDGIEASYVPLSEAEIRRARRAYLANVSYFDSKIGELVQTLEETGAFDNTIVIVTADHGDMLGERGLWYKMNFFEHSARVPLVMAGPGVSAGTAQNAVSLVDLLPTFIDIGGGDETMIGEPIDGRSLMPLARGEEDPVDEAIGEYCAEMTGYPVIMIRRGPLKYIHCDSDPPQLYDLSADPLETKNVAAEPEYSGAAAGFAAEVAARWDGNSLRHKIIATQKSRRALHAAMEAGASEPWDYNPPSDASRQYVRNTMDWTVAASRYRYPPIKD; translated from the coding sequence GTGACGCAGCCAAATATCCTTGTGATCATGGCGGATCAATTGGCTCCGCATTTCACGGGGGCTTACGGTCACAAGGTCGCCAAGACGCCACACCTTGATGCGCTGGCCGCACGTGGCATGCGCTTTGATGCGGCTTACTGCAATTCCCCGCTTTGCGCTCCGTCGCGATTTGCCTTCATGTCGGGCCAGCACATCAGCCGCATCGCGGCCTACGACAATGCATCCGAGTTCAGGGCCTCGGTGCCGACATTTGCGCATTACCTCAAATCGCTGGGCTACCGGACCTGCCTTTCAGGCAAGATGCATTTTGTAGGCCCGGATCAGATGCATGGGTTCGAAGACAGGGTGACGACCGATATCTACCCTGCAGACTTCGCGTGGACCCCGGATTGGGAGGCACCCGACGAGCGGATCGATAAGTGGTATCACAACATGCAAACCGTCAAGGAAAGTGGCGTTGCCCACGCGACATTCCAGATCGATTATGACGACGAAGTTGGGTTTGCGGCCAAACGCTGGCTGTTTGACGCGGCCCGTGACAAAGCGCGCGGGAACGACGCGCCTTTTGCAATGGTGGCAAGCTTCATTCACCCGCATGACCCTTACGTGGCGCGGCCCGAATGGTGGAACTTGTACGCGGACGACGAGATCGAACTGCCTGCCTTTACGCCGGCGCTGGAGGATCAAGATCCGTTCTCGCGCCGGTTGATGGATGGGATCGAGGCATCCTATGTGCCGCTCAGCGAGGCAGAAATACGGCGCGCGCGTCGCGCGTATCTGGCTAACGTCAGCTACTTCGACAGCAAGATCGGAGAGCTGGTTCAAACCCTCGAAGAGACGGGCGCGTTTGACAACACCATCGTGATTGTCACCGCCGACCACGGCGACATGCTGGGTGAACGCGGGCTGTGGTACAAAATGAACTTCTTCGAACACTCGGCGCGCGTTCCACTGGTCATGGCCGGGCCGGGCGTTTCAGCAGGGACCGCACAGAATGCGGTATCGCTCGTCGATCTGCTGCCAACATTTATCGACATTGGCGGTGGTGATGAGACGATGATCGGAGAGCCAATCGACGGTCGCAGCCTGATGCCCCTGGCCCGAGGCGAAGAAGACCCGGTTGATGAGGCGATCGGTGAATATTGTGCGGAAATGACGGGCTATCCTGTGATCATGATCCGGCGTGGACCTTTGAAATACATTCATTGCGATAGCGATCCACCGCAGCTCTACGACCTGAGCGCAGACCCGTTGGAAACAAAAAACGTCGCTGCAGAACCTGAATACTCGGGCGCGGCAGCTGGATTTGCCGCCGAAGTTGCCGCGCGATGGGACGGCAACAGTTTGCGACACAAGATAATTGCCACGCAAAAGTCCCGCCGCGCGTTGCATGCCGCGATGGAGGCGGGGGCAAGCGAGCCGTGGGATTACAACCCGCCGTCTGACGCAAGTCGGCAGTATGTACGCAACACTATGGATTGGACCGTGGCCGCAAGCCGCTATCGCTATCCGCCTATAAAGGACTGA
- a CDS encoding SDR family NAD(P)-dependent oxidoreductase produces the protein MMLNGKIALVTGARGGIGRAIVARFLKEGATVFAADLTPEGSLDRHNDDGSHFIKLDVTQEADAIAAMDQVRATYGKLDVLVNAAGIEIEKTVEETTLEEWNQSFAVNSTGTFLTSKYALPLMREAAKSGNSASLINFGSYDGFIADPGLAAYCATKGAVHALTRAMACDHGPEGIRVNAICPGYIDTPMLQSFFNGDGSGGGGGNIETLQKAVRDVHPMRTYGTPEDIANLVNWLASDEARYASGQLWVLDGGLSAQVQQMKL, from the coding sequence ATGATGTTGAATGGAAAAATTGCCCTTGTGACGGGTGCGCGCGGTGGTATCGGTCGCGCTATCGTCGCTCGCTTCCTTAAGGAAGGTGCAACTGTATTTGCCGCTGATCTTACACCAGAGGGGTCGCTGGACCGGCACAACGACGATGGTAGCCATTTTATCAAGTTGGATGTCACCCAAGAAGCCGATGCCATCGCGGCCATGGATCAGGTCCGCGCCACCTATGGAAAACTGGATGTCCTTGTGAATGCGGCGGGCATCGAGATCGAAAAAACAGTCGAAGAAACCACGCTTGAGGAATGGAACCAAAGTTTTGCGGTAAACTCGACAGGCACGTTCCTGACCTCGAAATACGCGCTGCCATTGATGCGCGAAGCGGCGAAATCCGGCAATAGTGCCAGCCTCATCAACTTCGGATCTTACGACGGATTCATCGCTGATCCAGGGCTTGCTGCTTACTGCGCAACCAAGGGGGCAGTTCACGCTTTGACCCGTGCAATGGCTTGCGATCATGGCCCGGAAGGTATCCGGGTGAATGCGATCTGCCCCGGCTATATCGACACCCCTATGCTGCAAAGCTTTTTCAACGGCGATGGGTCCGGTGGGGGCGGAGGCAACATAGAAACGCTGCAAAAGGCCGTGCGCGATGTTCATCCGATGCGCACCTATGGCACGCCAGAGGATATTGCCAACCTCGTCAACTGGCTTGCCTCGGACGAAGCGCGGTATGCCTCTGGCCAGTTGTGGGTTCTGGATGGGGGGCTGTCTGCACAAGTGCAGCAGATGAAGCTCTGA
- a CDS encoding 3-keto-5-aminohexanoate cleavage protein — protein sequence MPRSVIITCAPTGGIHTPSMSPHLPITPVEIATASIEAAQAGASIIHLHARHPETGRPDPRPELFKQFLPVIKQSTDAVMNVSTGGGLGMSMDERLLAATSTSPEMASLNMGSMNFGIFPMLQKYTQFQYDWEQPFLEMTEDFIFPNTFKTIRYAIEKLGGDHGTKFEFECYDLGHLYNVKWFVDQGLIKPPFFIQMVFGILGGVGADADHLTHMHNTADKLFGAENYEWSVLAAGRHQMPFATQSAMRGGNLRVGLEDSLFIGKGELAKSNAEQVTRIRTIVENLGLTIATPAEARARLALKGGDQVGF from the coding sequence ATGCCCAGATCCGTCATCATCACCTGCGCGCCTACGGGGGGCATCCATACGCCGTCGATGTCACCGCATCTGCCGATCACGCCTGTCGAAATCGCGACAGCCAGTATCGAGGCGGCCCAAGCGGGCGCGTCGATCATCCATTTGCACGCGCGCCATCCCGAGACTGGCAGACCGGATCCGCGACCAGAGTTGTTCAAGCAATTCCTGCCTGTGATCAAACAGTCCACAGATGCTGTCATGAATGTCTCAACCGGTGGCGGCTTGGGGATGTCCATGGACGAGAGGCTGTTGGCGGCGACCTCGACCAGCCCGGAAATGGCATCTCTGAACATGGGGTCCATGAATTTCGGGATTTTTCCCATGCTGCAGAAATACACCCAGTTTCAGTATGATTGGGAACAGCCGTTTCTGGAGATGACGGAAGACTTCATCTTTCCCAATACCTTCAAAACCATTCGCTACGCGATCGAGAAACTTGGCGGCGATCACGGAACCAAGTTCGAGTTCGAATGCTATGATCTTGGCCATCTTTACAACGTCAAATGGTTCGTCGATCAGGGCCTGATCAAACCGCCGTTTTTCATTCAGATGGTGTTTGGCATCCTGGGCGGCGTTGGCGCAGATGCAGACCATCTGACGCACATGCACAACACAGCCGACAAACTGTTCGGAGCTGAAAACTACGAATGGTCTGTTCTGGCCGCAGGTCGCCACCAAATGCCATTTGCCACCCAAAGCGCCATGCGGGGGGGGAACCTACGGGTCGGTTTGGAAGACAGCCTGTTCATCGGGAAAGGTGAATTGGCAAAATCCAACGCGGAACAAGTCACACGCATCCGGACAATTGTGGAAAACCTTGGCCTGACGATCGCGACCCCAGCTGAGGCGCGCGCGCGGCTTGCACTTAAAGGCGGCGATCAGGTTGGTTTCTAG
- a CDS encoding aromatic ring-hydroxylating oxygenase subunit alpha: MTDKDTISFGYHTDPSRSHSLQAAAYTERKWFDADLKSILSRTWQWVCHVEKTREPGSYVTVDIAGQPIAVVRDKEGKLRAFYNVCKHRAHELLSGEGQTTRIMCPYHAWVYKLDGQLARAPHTENLEDFNKDDICLDEVQVEEFCGFVFVNLDPSATSLSEQSGNLETEVRHWAPDVDQLTFGHRLTYDIKSNWKNVVDNFLECYHCPTAHKDFCDLVDMDTYKVTTYGIYSSHMADAGNSPNTAYDVSNATVKTHAVWWLYPTTCLMRYPGRSSMIVLNIIPVGPDRTLETYDFFLETPEPDAMELDAIRYLDEVLQVEDIGLVESVQRGMNTPAFTQGRIVNDPDGSGKSEHAVHHFHGLVLDAYAKGAA, translated from the coding sequence ATGACCGACAAAGACACTATTTCATTCGGATATCACACAGATCCATCGCGGTCTCATTCGTTGCAGGCTGCCGCATATACCGAGAGAAAGTGGTTTGACGCAGACCTCAAGTCCATCCTCTCCAGAACTTGGCAATGGGTGTGTCATGTAGAAAAGACACGCGAGCCGGGATCTTATGTGACGGTGGATATTGCAGGCCAGCCGATTGCGGTTGTGCGTGACAAAGAGGGTAAGCTCCGCGCCTTTTACAACGTCTGCAAACACCGCGCACATGAATTGCTTTCGGGAGAGGGGCAAACAACCCGGATCATGTGTCCATATCATGCCTGGGTCTACAAGCTTGACGGGCAACTGGCCCGTGCACCGCACACCGAAAACCTCGAGGACTTCAACAAGGACGACATTTGCCTCGACGAAGTGCAGGTCGAAGAGTTTTGTGGATTTGTTTTTGTCAATTTGGATCCAAGCGCCACTTCCCTGTCAGAGCAATCGGGAAACCTGGAAACCGAGGTGCGGCATTGGGCACCGGATGTGGATCAGCTCACCTTTGGTCATCGTCTGACCTATGACATCAAGTCGAACTGGAAGAACGTCGTAGACAACTTTCTGGAGTGTTATCACTGCCCGACCGCTCACAAGGATTTTTGTGACCTCGTGGATATGGATACCTATAAGGTCACAACTTATGGCATCTATTCCAGCCATATGGCGGATGCGGGCAACAGCCCAAACACTGCCTATGACGTGTCCAATGCCACGGTGAAAACCCATGCGGTGTGGTGGCTTTACCCCACAACCTGCCTGATGCGGTATCCGGGGCGGTCCAGCATGATTGTTTTGAATATCATCCCGGTTGGACCTGATCGAACGCTTGAAACCTATGACTTTTTCCTTGAAACCCCGGAACCAGACGCGATGGAGTTGGATGCAATTCGCTATCTGGACGAAGTGCTTCAGGTCGAAGACATCGGCCTTGTCGAGAGTGTGCAGCGTGGGATGAACACGCCAGCCTTTACGCAAGGCCGGATCGTCAATGATCCGGATGGATCAGGAAAGTCCGAGCACGCGGTGCATCATTTCCACGGTTTGGTCCTGGACGCTTACGCAAAAGGTGCGGCGTGA